One part of the Paenibacillus silvisoli genome encodes these proteins:
- the helD gene encoding RNA polymerase recycling motor HelD — translation MSLDQVWKQEQERVDMAVKQIKKRIETLAQQTSEARDEMVDIRKNFWDEVTVNFEDSVEMAETYASLKQQAEILSERERTHRHAAQQLKTLKKLKSSPYFGRIDFQEEGESVDQVYLGIASLRDASDEHYLIYDWRAPIASLYYDYPPGPAQVETPMGTMKGELKLKRQFVIREGQIRSLFDTGVTIGDELLQEVLGKQSDAAMKSIVGTIQREQNRIIRDERSRLLLVQGAAGSGKTSAVLQRVAYLLYRFRGILSADQIVLFSPNPMFNSYVSTVLPELGEENMQQTTFQEYLAIRLGKSFKLENPYAQLEYALTAEKEPGYAARMSGIRYKATTDFVALIDRHLSVLGTEGLKFRAIAFRDDELVSAEQIHDYFYALDRSISVPNRLRLVAEWLLDLLKERQKSAYAEEWVDEAVELLDKETYLKAYQSIRRQNRKSREDTFDDFDRERELLGQYVVQEQFKPIRGRVRKLAFVDLRAAYVKLFGDPSFAAGLAASMSRPLPAEWDEICKQTLERLSNRLMAYEDATPFLYLIERIRGFQTNTSVRHVLVDEAQDYTAFQFAYLKRLFPFSRVTALGDLNQSINAHTSADESTGFAALAALYPAEETETVVLKQSYRSTRPIVEFTSQLIPGGNDIQPFNRDGARPTLTVAADSASLNSLILDRLKQLVAEGNSTIAVICKTAAQSAAAHEALKGGIKLRLIEKETATFEPGIVIIPSYLAKGVEFDAVLVYDASAGSSGYGNESERRLFYTVCTRAMHELHLFAAGEGRSPFLIGDSEAYYTAADAGASAGQVSAHART, via the coding sequence TTGAGTCTTGACCAAGTATGGAAGCAGGAGCAGGAACGGGTCGATATGGCTGTCAAGCAGATCAAGAAAAGGATCGAGACGCTTGCGCAGCAAACCTCCGAAGCCAGAGACGAAATGGTCGATATCCGGAAAAATTTCTGGGACGAAGTGACCGTGAACTTCGAGGATTCGGTCGAAATGGCAGAGACGTACGCCAGCTTGAAGCAGCAGGCGGAAATTTTGTCCGAACGCGAACGGACGCACCGCCATGCCGCTCAGCAATTAAAGACGCTGAAAAAATTAAAATCATCGCCGTACTTCGGACGGATCGACTTTCAGGAGGAAGGCGAGTCGGTTGACCAGGTTTATCTCGGCATCGCTTCGCTTCGGGATGCCTCCGACGAACATTATTTAATTTACGATTGGCGCGCGCCGATCGCCAGCCTATATTACGACTATCCACCAGGTCCGGCGCAGGTCGAAACGCCGATGGGCACCATGAAAGGCGAGCTGAAGCTGAAGCGCCAGTTCGTTATACGCGAAGGCCAAATCCGCAGCTTATTCGATACGGGCGTGACGATTGGCGACGAGCTGCTTCAGGAAGTGCTGGGCAAGCAGTCCGACGCCGCGATGAAAAGCATCGTCGGCACGATCCAGCGCGAGCAGAACCGCATCATCCGCGACGAGCGAAGCCGGCTGCTGCTCGTGCAAGGCGCAGCGGGAAGCGGCAAAACGTCGGCGGTGCTTCAGCGCGTCGCTTATTTGCTCTATCGGTTCCGTGGCATCCTGAGCGCGGATCAAATCGTGCTGTTCTCGCCGAATCCGATGTTCAACAGCTATGTGTCGACCGTACTGCCGGAGCTTGGCGAAGAAAATATGCAGCAAACGACGTTTCAGGAGTATTTGGCGATCCGGCTTGGCAAGTCGTTTAAGCTGGAGAACCCGTATGCGCAGCTGGAATATGCGCTTACGGCTGAGAAGGAGCCCGGGTATGCGGCTCGCATGTCGGGTATTCGGTATAAGGCGACGACGGATTTCGTGGCGTTGATCGATCGGCATTTGAGCGTGCTCGGAACGGAAGGCTTGAAATTCCGGGCTATCGCATTCCGCGATGACGAGCTCGTGTCGGCCGAGCAGATTCACGATTATTTCTACGCGCTGGACCGTTCGATCTCGGTGCCGAACCGGCTCCGTCTCGTGGCGGAATGGCTGCTTGACCTGTTGAAGGAACGCCAGAAATCGGCATATGCGGAAGAGTGGGTCGATGAAGCGGTCGAGCTGCTCGATAAGGAAACGTATTTGAAGGCGTACCAGAGCATTCGGCGCCAAAACCGCAAGAGCCGGGAAGATACGTTCGACGACTTCGACCGGGAGCGGGAGCTGCTTGGCCAATATGTCGTGCAGGAGCAGTTTAAGCCGATCCGCGGACGCGTGCGGAAGCTCGCTTTCGTCGACTTAAGAGCTGCTTACGTCAAGCTGTTCGGCGATCCGTCGTTTGCGGCCGGACTCGCCGCTTCAATGAGCAGGCCGCTTCCCGCGGAATGGGACGAAATTTGCAAGCAAACCTTAGAGCGCCTAAGCAATCGATTGATGGCTTACGAAGATGCTACGCCATTCCTATATTTAATCGAGCGCATTCGGGGGTTCCAAACGAATACATCCGTTCGTCACGTGCTTGTGGACGAAGCGCAGGACTATACCGCCTTCCAATTCGCTTACTTGAAACGATTATTCCCGTTCAGCCGGGTCACGGCGCTCGGCGATTTGAACCAGTCCATCAACGCGCATACGTCTGCTGACGAAAGCACCGGCTTTGCGGCGCTCGCGGCGCTTTATCCTGCGGAAGAAACGGAAACGGTCGTCCTAAAGCAGAGCTATCGGTCGACGCGTCCGATCGTGGAGTTTACGAGCCAGCTTATTCCCGGCGGCAACGACATTCAGCCGTTTAATCGGGACGGTGCGCGGCCGACATTGACAGTCGCAGCTGACTCGGCATCCTTGAACAGCTTGATACTCGACCGTCTCAAGCAGCTGGTGGCTGAAGGAAACAGCACGATTGCCGTCATTTGCAAAACCGCCGCCCAAAGCGCGGCGGCCCACGAGGCGCTGAAAGGCGGCATCAAGCTTCGGCTGATCGAGAAAGAAACGGCGACGTTCGAGCCGGGCATCGTCATCATCCCATCTTATCTGGCCAAAGGGGTGGAGTTTGACGCGGTTCTGGTGTATGATGCTTCTGCAGGTTCGTCCGGTTATGGCAATGAAAGCGAGCGCCGGCTCTTTTACACCGTCTGTACCCGCGCGATGCACGAGCTGCACCTGTTCGCAGCAGGCGAGGGACGGAGTCCTTTTCTAATTGGCGACTCAGAAGCGTATTATACCGCAGCAGACGCAGGAGCAAGCGCAGGGCAAGTCTCAGCGCACGCCCGCACATAA
- a CDS encoding GNAT family N-acetyltransferase — protein MDYIRAVTNDLLEEAIAVRFEVFVDEQKVPADLERDEYDDSPEACRHFVVKDNGKAVAAGRWKEYEPGVAKLQRIAVLQPYRGQGVGKKLIEVMEQDARERGYKASILGAQCTAEGFYKKLGYETISTEPFLDANIPHVDMKKAL, from the coding sequence GTGGACTATATCCGTGCCGTAACGAATGATTTATTGGAAGAAGCAATCGCGGTTCGATTCGAGGTATTCGTAGATGAGCAGAAGGTGCCTGCGGATCTGGAACGCGACGAGTATGACGACTCGCCGGAGGCATGCCGTCATTTTGTCGTGAAAGATAACGGCAAAGCGGTTGCGGCGGGCAGATGGAAGGAATACGAGCCGGGCGTTGCAAAGCTGCAGCGCATTGCCGTCCTGCAGCCGTATCGCGGTCAAGGCGTCGGCAAGAAGTTGATTGAAGTTATGGAGCAGGATGCCCGCGAGCGCGGCTATAAGGCTTCGATTTTAGGCGCGCAGTGCACAGCCGAAGGGTTCTATAAGAAGCTGGGCTATGAGACGATTTCGACGGAGCCGTTCCTTGACGCGAACATTCCGCACGTGGACATGAAGAAAGCACTATAA
- a CDS encoding TVP38/TMEM64 family protein, producing the protein MKRWLMLLGYVLIVALVWLNRTELLHWMKDGEAPLPLILLLVAGLACAPIIPFSVVIGTMGYLYGPLYGALLSLLGAWLACLFMYGLFRYAFREQGRALLRRYKLTERWTSMVERNPFQSVLLARLMPIVPQTAVNMYAAVAAIPFVPYAMASMLGKVPAMLIFAFIGDRISANWQSLMLVVGVYVLFLLVVYGSYRMWQAREV; encoded by the coding sequence ATGAAACGTTGGCTCATGCTACTTGGTTATGTGCTTATCGTTGCGCTGGTCTGGTTGAACCGGACGGAGCTGCTCCATTGGATGAAAGACGGGGAAGCGCCGCTGCCGCTCATTTTGCTGCTCGTCGCCGGACTGGCCTGCGCGCCGATTATCCCTTTCAGCGTCGTCATCGGCACGATGGGCTATTTGTATGGCCCGCTGTACGGCGCGCTGCTTAGCTTGCTTGGCGCTTGGCTTGCCTGCCTGTTCATGTACGGCTTGTTCCGCTATGCCTTCCGCGAACAGGGCCGCGCGCTGCTTCGGCGCTACAAATTGACGGAACGGTGGACCTCGATGGTGGAGCGGAATCCGTTCCAATCGGTGCTCCTTGCGCGGCTCATGCCGATCGTGCCGCAAACCGCCGTGAACATGTACGCCGCCGTTGCGGCGATCCCGTTCGTCCCGTACGCCATGGCATCCATGCTCGGCAAAGTGCCGGCCATGCTCATTTTCGCGTTTATCGGCGACCGCATCTCTGCAAATTGGCAGTCGTTAATGCTTGTGGTCGGCGTTTATGTGCTGTTTCTGCTGGTCGTCTACGGCTCTTATCGGATGTGGCAGGCGAGGGAGGTCTAA
- a CDS encoding NUDIX domain-containing protein has protein sequence MDKGIDASGIVIIDEQNRVLLVRQTYGKEKWSIPGGMVDEGESAWVAAVRELKEEAGISVSGDMELSGLYFQPHKNRYIYTFKARGYEGVIQVDNDEVDQYGFFPLDALPRPISSFTVQRLTDAVRESKTIFKDESLNDYHILSS, from the coding sequence ATGGATAAAGGAATCGATGCTTCCGGCATCGTGATTATCGATGAACAGAATCGGGTGCTGCTCGTTCGCCAAACGTACGGGAAGGAAAAATGGTCCATCCCCGGCGGCATGGTCGATGAAGGCGAATCGGCATGGGTCGCGGCGGTACGAGAGTTGAAAGAGGAGGCGGGGATCTCCGTCAGCGGAGACATGGAGCTGTCAGGTCTCTACTTCCAGCCGCATAAAAATCGCTATATTTATACGTTTAAGGCCCGCGGTTATGAAGGCGTCATCCAAGTGGACAACGATGAAGTCGACCAGTACGGCTTTTTCCCGCTTGACGCGCTCCCTCGTCCGATCTCCAGCTTTACCGTTCAGCGGCTGACCGATGCCGTTCGGGAGAGCAAAACGATTTTTAAAGACGAAAGCTTGAACGATTATCATATTCTTTCTTCATAG
- a CDS encoding ABC transporter ATP-binding protein translates to MHEHNQKRSVISLIRRKGFTQFLQICKRYKWMYAAVLVLQLGGTGAALVLAELIRRLFDDGSRLTRPELVSLLLGIAGTVIAIMLCTLGARICNQIVNTNIVFRMRQIVLNQLTHLSLKYHESKHSAYTQNILYNELEVFKHFVVFDMLRLISLPFSFLAVGAYLFTVHPLLGAIAVSVGPLQLLSNLVMRGAYKNLVKQQQDNGGDVFFHMNETLSGIREVKMNQLERAAYRRFDQVCAEGIRLWVSVEKMEAVREFVRLVPEKLGYIIGVSVGAVLMVNGHIGPGAIVAFLTLLDKVSEPFISITAIISSLQRVSAGAENLLDVMEMEQEQQADGIALPSEPSAIRFENVSFAYQENRPVLQQITFEIPAGKSVALVGPSGSGKSTLVKLLYRFYEPDGGSIKLNGSPISAYSLASLRQQLAAVTQDVYLFDGTIRDNIEIGSADAELDEVRRAALVAQASFVEELPEGLETKVGERGIKLSHGQRQRIGIARAALRQASIIILDEPTSALDVETEAMFQRDLPKWAGNATKIIIAHRLSTIRDADYVVFLENGRIQEMGTPAELLAAKGRFSDFWTKQQIHEFVY, encoded by the coding sequence TTGCACGAGCACAATCAGAAGCGAAGCGTTATCAGCCTCATCCGAAGAAAAGGCTTTACGCAATTTTTGCAGATTTGTAAGCGCTATAAATGGATGTACGCGGCCGTCCTGGTCCTGCAATTAGGCGGAACGGGGGCCGCGCTCGTGCTGGCGGAGCTCATTCGGCGGCTGTTCGACGACGGTTCGCGGCTGACGCGGCCTGAGCTCGTCAGTCTGCTACTTGGCATTGCCGGCACGGTGATCGCGATCATGCTTTGCACGCTGGGCGCGCGGATTTGCAATCAAATCGTCAATACCAATATCGTGTTCCGCATGCGGCAAATCGTGCTGAACCAGCTGACCCATTTGTCGCTCAAATACCACGAGAGCAAGCACAGCGCCTATACGCAAAATATTTTGTACAACGAGCTGGAAGTGTTTAAGCATTTCGTCGTCTTTGACATGCTTCGCTTAATCTCGCTGCCGTTCTCGTTCCTGGCCGTCGGCGCGTACTTGTTTACCGTTCATCCGCTGCTTGGGGCGATCGCGGTGTCCGTCGGTCCGCTGCAGCTGCTCAGCAATTTGGTGATGCGCGGCGCGTACAAGAATCTCGTGAAGCAGCAGCAGGATAACGGCGGCGACGTGTTTTTCCATATGAACGAAACGCTGTCAGGCATTCGAGAGGTCAAAATGAATCAGCTGGAGCGCGCCGCCTACCGCCGCTTCGATCAAGTTTGCGCGGAGGGCATCCGGCTGTGGGTGTCGGTCGAGAAAATGGAGGCGGTGCGCGAATTCGTCCGGCTCGTGCCCGAGAAGCTTGGCTATATCATCGGCGTCTCCGTCGGCGCCGTTCTCATGGTGAACGGCCATATTGGGCCGGGGGCCATCGTCGCGTTCTTGACGCTGCTCGATAAGGTTAGCGAGCCGTTTATTAGCATTACCGCCATTATCAGCTCGCTCCAGCGCGTATCCGCAGGCGCGGAAAATTTGCTGGACGTGATGGAAATGGAACAGGAACAGCAAGCCGATGGCATCGCGCTGCCATCGGAGCCGAGCGCCATTCGATTCGAAAATGTCTCCTTTGCCTATCAAGAGAACCGGCCGGTCCTCCAACAGATTACGTTCGAAATTCCGGCGGGCAAGTCCGTCGCCCTCGTCGGCCCGAGCGGAAGCGGGAAGAGCACGCTCGTTAAGCTGCTTTACCGGTTCTACGAACCGGACGGCGGTTCGATCAAGCTGAACGGCAGCCCGATCTCCGCGTATTCGCTCGCTTCTTTAAGGCAGCAGCTCGCAGCCGTCACGCAGGATGTTTATTTATTCGACGGAACGATTCGCGACAATATCGAGATCGGTTCCGCCGATGCGGAGCTGGACGAGGTGAGAAGGGCGGCGCTGGTTGCGCAAGCCTCTTTCGTCGAGGAGCTGCCGGAGGGGCTGGAGACGAAGGTAGGGGAGCGGGGCATCAAGCTGTCCCATGGCCAAAGGCAGCGGATCGGCATCGCGCGGGCGGCTTTGCGCCAGGCTTCGATCATTATATTGGACGAGCCGACCTCGGCGCTTGATGTGGAAACGGAAGCGATGTTCCAGCGCGATCTTCCGAAATGGGCCGGAAACGCGACGAAGATCATCATCGCGCATCGGCTGTCGACGATTCGCGACGCCGATTACGTCGTTTTCCTCGAGAACGGCCGCATTCAGGAGATGGGAACGCCGGCGGAGCTGCTCGCGGCGAAAGGACGCTTCTCTGACTTTTGGACGAAGCAGCAGATTCATGAGTTTGTCTATTGA
- a CDS encoding HAD family hydrolase: MTIQAVFFDLFETLITEFENGRRVSRRSYDYRTLLGIANEDFKAEWALRSDKRMNGHFASFREVVSDILDAKGLPVDEEALESLYQSRIQEKVLPFQRIQPDIVAMLEQLRGRGIRIGLISNCTEEEVTAWRHSSLAGYFDDCVFSFEVKCSKPDAGIYRLACERLEVKPEDCAFVGDGGSNELDGADRAGMRVFHAFWYNTYIQSEYLKLGSPKELLLHL; this comes from the coding sequence ATGACCATTCAAGCTGTGTTTTTCGATCTGTTTGAAACGCTGATCACGGAGTTTGAGAATGGCCGGCGCGTCTCGCGTCGCAGCTATGATTACCGAACGCTGCTTGGCATCGCGAACGAGGATTTTAAGGCGGAATGGGCTTTGCGGTCGGACAAGCGGATGAACGGGCATTTTGCGTCTTTCCGGGAGGTCGTCTCGGACATTCTTGACGCCAAGGGGCTGCCGGTTGACGAGGAGGCGCTTGAATCTCTCTATCAGTCGCGGATACAAGAGAAGGTGCTTCCGTTTCAGCGCATTCAGCCGGACATCGTCGCCATGTTGGAACAATTGCGGGGGCGGGGCATTCGGATCGGCCTCATTAGCAATTGCACGGAGGAAGAGGTCACGGCTTGGCGGCATTCATCGTTGGCGGGTTATTTCGACGACTGCGTTTTCTCGTTCGAGGTCAAATGCAGCAAGCCGGATGCTGGCATTTATCGGCTGGCTTGCGAGCGGCTGGAAGTGAAGCCGGAAGACTGCGCCTTCGTGGGCGACGGCGGCTCGAACGAATTGGACGGCGCGGACCGTGCCGGCATGCGCGTGTTTCATGCGTTTTGGTACAATACGTATATTCAAAGCGAGTATTTGAAATTGGGAAGTCCGAAGGAGCTCTTGTTGCATCTTTGA
- a CDS encoding GNAT family N-acetyltransferase, which translates to MNIRLASIDDSESIARVHLESWQSTYTGIVADDYLAGLTLEGRTRNWLWNFNHPQPDQMTFVAESEDGRIVGFISGGKCREADWGCDAEVYAVYLLKEAQGQGYGRRLFVEITAALKAKGYSSLMLWVLRDNPSLHFYERMGGAVLGSKEIQIGEQLLIETALGWKEL; encoded by the coding sequence ATGAACATTCGGTTGGCCTCTATCGATGATAGCGAAAGTATAGCCAGGGTTCATCTGGAGAGCTGGCAAAGCACGTACACAGGCATCGTTGCGGACGATTATTTAGCCGGTTTGACATTGGAAGGGCGAACCCGGAACTGGCTGTGGAATTTCAATCATCCGCAGCCGGATCAAATGACGTTCGTCGCCGAATCGGAGGATGGCCGTATCGTCGGCTTCATTTCGGGCGGGAAATGCCGGGAAGCGGATTGGGGCTGCGATGCGGAGGTGTATGCCGTTTATTTGCTGAAGGAGGCGCAGGGACAGGGATACGGCCGACGCCTCTTCGTGGAAATAACCGCTGCATTGAAAGCCAAAGGCTATAGCTCGCTTATGCTCTGGGTGCTGCGGGACAATCCTTCGCTGCATTTCTACGAGAGAATGGGCGGCGCCGTTCTAGGAAGCAAAGAGATTCAGATCGGCGAGCAGCTGCTGATCGAAACGGCGCTGGGTTGGAAAGAACTATAA
- a CDS encoding SRPBCC family protein: MMTYAMIAEPGKQELFISYIFDAPQELVYKTYTNPETISQWWGPRSLTTTVDRMETRKGGVWRFVQHDGRGNEFAFNGVYHECAAPERLVYTFEFEGMPGQAGLIIVSFEELPGGRTKLTEQSIFPSLAARDGVIQSGMEAGAKELMDRLAELLAKLQA, from the coding sequence ATGATGACTTACGCCATGATTGCCGAGCCTGGCAAGCAAGAGCTGTTTATTAGCTATATTTTCGATGCGCCGCAGGAGCTTGTGTATAAGACGTACACGAACCCGGAGACGATCTCCCAGTGGTGGGGACCGCGGAGCTTAACGACGACGGTTGACCGGATGGAAACGCGCAAAGGCGGCGTTTGGCGATTTGTGCAGCATGACGGCAGGGGGAACGAATTTGCGTTCAATGGCGTCTATCATGAGTGCGCGGCGCCGGAGCGTCTCGTTTATACGTTCGAATTCGAGGGAATGCCGGGACAAGCGGGACTCATTATCGTTAGTTTTGAAGAGTTGCCAGGCGGCCGGACGAAGCTGACGGAGCAATCGATCTTCCCATCGCTGGCGGCGCGCGACGGCGTTATCCAATCCGGCATGGAGGCCGGGGCCAAAGAGCTCATGGACCGGTTGGCGGAGCTGTTGGCGAAGCTTCAAGCGTAG
- the fosB gene encoding metallothiol transferase FosB, translating to MQLGPINHICFSVSNLGLSAAFYEQVFDAKLLVTGRSLAYFDLNGLWIALNEERDIPRNEIQHSYTHLAFTIAESEFDAWQDKLRRLGVNVLPGRSREAEDRKSIYFTDPDGHKFELHTGTLRDRMEHYRHTKPHIKFNR from the coding sequence ATGCAGCTTGGACCTATCAACCATATTTGTTTTTCGGTATCTAATTTGGGGCTGTCGGCAGCTTTCTATGAGCAGGTGTTCGACGCGAAGCTGCTTGTGACCGGCCGGTCGCTCGCTTATTTTGACTTGAACGGGTTGTGGATCGCCTTGAACGAGGAGCGGGATATCCCGCGAAACGAGATTCAGCATTCCTATACGCATCTAGCGTTTACGATTGCGGAGTCGGAATTCGACGCTTGGCAGGACAAGCTGCGGCGGCTTGGCGTGAATGTGCTTCCGGGCCGATCGAGGGAAGCGGAGGATCGGAAATCGATTTATTTTACCGACCCGGATGGGCACAAGTTCGAGCTGCACACCGGCACGCTGCGGGACCGAATGGAGCATTACCGACATACGAAGCCTCATATAAAATTCAATCGTTAG
- a CDS encoding VOC family protein has protein sequence MPFHFDGIDHIQLAAPEGCEQAARSFYAGVLGWPEIPKPEPLLARGGVWFQYGAHQVHIGVQRDFVPATKAHPAFLVRGIPALREHLLRSGIRVIDDEARADEGVTRFFVADPFGNRLEFMEQQQSSAND, from the coding sequence ATGCCATTTCACTTCGACGGGATCGACCATATTCAGCTCGCAGCGCCGGAAGGCTGCGAACAAGCCGCTCGCAGCTTCTATGCGGGCGTGCTCGGCTGGCCGGAAATTCCGAAGCCCGAGCCGCTGCTGGCACGCGGAGGCGTATGGTTCCAATACGGCGCGCATCAAGTACACATCGGCGTGCAGCGCGATTTTGTGCCGGCGACGAAAGCCCACCCCGCCTTCCTCGTCCGAGGCATTCCAGCCTTGCGGGAGCATTTGCTTCGCAGCGGAATCCGGGTCATCGACGATGAGGCGCGGGCCGATGAAGGCGTCACTCGCTTCTTTGTCGCCGATCCGTTCGGCAACCGGTTGGAATTTATGGAACAGCAGCAATCATCCGCTAACGATTGA
- a CDS encoding sulfatase family protein, whose product MFIMSDDHASHAISAYGSKINETPNIDRIAEGGMRFDNCFCTNSICTPSRAAILTGQYNHINGVKTLGDSFDGRQTTFPKLLQQDGYQTAIVGKWHLGHGGHADPTGFDYWSVLPDQGDYHNPVMIEMGVSRQFNGYVTDIITDKSLDWLKNRDKNRPFMLMCHHKAPHRHWEPDEKHMHLYEDFDIPEPETFNDDYATRSQAAVNAKMRIEDLHDLDTKGAPPAGLTPEQEKKWKYQRYIKDYLRCIASVDDNVGRLLDYLDEEDEANDTIVIYTSDQGFFLGDHGWFDKRFMYEESLRMPFLIRYPRAIEASSVSDTMILNVDFAPTFLDYANHPIPQTMQGHSIREVLAGAAPEGWRTSMYYRYWMHLDGNHEVYSHYGMRTDRYKLIYYYAQALGTTDSRDESKPPEWELFDLAEDPYELNNVYGSPDYEQTVKALTEEMEQLMSDVGDEPLH is encoded by the coding sequence TTGTTTATTATGTCGGATGACCATGCTTCCCACGCCATTAGCGCGTACGGAAGCAAAATCAACGAAACGCCGAATATTGACCGTATCGCCGAAGGCGGCATGCGGTTTGACAACTGCTTTTGCACGAACTCCATCTGTACGCCAAGCCGCGCGGCCATCCTGACAGGCCAATACAACCATATCAACGGCGTGAAAACGCTCGGCGACTCGTTCGACGGACGCCAGACTACTTTCCCGAAGCTGCTCCAACAAGACGGCTACCAAACGGCGATCGTCGGCAAATGGCATCTCGGCCACGGAGGCCATGCCGACCCTACAGGCTTCGATTACTGGAGCGTTTTGCCCGATCAAGGCGATTACCACAACCCGGTCATGATCGAGATGGGCGTTTCGCGGCAATTCAACGGATACGTCACCGATATCATAACCGACAAGTCGTTGGACTGGCTGAAGAACCGAGATAAAAATCGGCCGTTCATGCTCATGTGCCATCATAAAGCGCCGCATCGCCATTGGGAGCCGGACGAGAAGCATATGCACCTGTACGAAGACTTCGACATTCCGGAGCCGGAAACCTTCAACGATGATTATGCCACCCGTTCCCAGGCTGCCGTCAATGCGAAAATGCGCATCGAGGATTTGCACGATCTGGATACGAAAGGCGCACCGCCAGCCGGTCTGACGCCGGAGCAGGAGAAAAAATGGAAATACCAGCGTTATATCAAGGACTACCTGCGCTGCATCGCCTCGGTCGATGACAATGTGGGCCGGCTGCTCGACTACCTCGACGAAGAGGATGAGGCAAACGACACGATCGTCATTTACACGTCCGACCAAGGCTTCTTCTTAGGCGACCACGGCTGGTTCGATAAACGGTTTATGTACGAGGAGTCGCTCCGCATGCCGTTTTTGATCCGGTATCCGAGAGCGATTGAAGCGAGCTCCGTCAGCGACACGATGATTTTGAACGTCGACTTCGCGCCTACGTTTCTGGACTACGCGAATCATCCGATTCCGCAGACGATGCAAGGGCACAGCATCCGGGAGGTGCTTGCAGGCGCAGCGCCGGAAGGCTGGAGAACGTCGATGTACTATCGCTATTGGATGCATCTTGACGGCAATCATGAAGTATACTCGCATTACGGCATGCGGACGGACCGGTACAAGCTCATTTACTACTACGCGCAAGCGCTCGGCACAACGGATTCCCGCGACGAATCGAAGCCGCCGGAGTGGGAGCTGTTCGACCTGGCCGAAGACCCGTACGAGCTGAACAATGTGTACGGCTCGCCGGACTACGAGCAAACCGTGAAGGCGCTCACGGAGGAAATGGAACAATTGATGAGCGACGTCGGCGACGAGCCGCTTCACTAA
- a CDS encoding formylglycine-generating enzyme family protein, with protein sequence MAFIPAGQFLMGTDDTEGFPQDGEGPIRSVKLDAFYISRYAVTNAQFQAFVEATGYVTEAEKFGWSYVFHLLASEQTKQAAAGSPQSAPWWLAVNGAYWARPEGPDSDIADRLDHPVVHVSWNDAAAYCAWRGGRLPTEAEWEYAARGGLSQKRYPWGDLLKPDTEHLCNIWQGKFPVKNNVSDGYLGTAPVDAFQPNGYGLYNMSGNVWEWCSDWFTPQYHVVTASENPHYIKPTHARSMRGGSYLCHKSYCNRYRVAARNSNTPDSSTGNCGFRIVLPYKTGEIR encoded by the coding sequence ATGGCTTTCATACCGGCAGGACAATTTTTGATGGGTACGGATGATACGGAAGGTTTCCCGCAGGACGGCGAAGGTCCGATTCGAAGCGTGAAGCTGGACGCGTTCTATATATCGCGTTACGCAGTGACCAATGCGCAATTTCAAGCTTTCGTTGAGGCAACCGGCTATGTGACGGAAGCGGAGAAGTTTGGCTGGTCGTACGTCTTCCATCTGTTGGCGTCCGAGCAGACCAAGCAGGCCGCTGCCGGCTCGCCGCAGAGCGCGCCATGGTGGCTTGCCGTGAACGGCGCCTATTGGGCGCGGCCGGAAGGACCCGATTCCGATATTGCGGATCGGCTCGACCATCCGGTTGTGCACGTTTCCTGGAACGATGCGGCGGCCTATTGCGCTTGGCGGGGAGGGCGGCTGCCGACCGAAGCGGAGTGGGAGTACGCGGCTAGAGGCGGGCTCTCCCAGAAGCGGTATCCGTGGGGCGACCTGTTGAAGCCGGACACCGAGCATCTGTGCAACATCTGGCAAGGCAAATTCCCGGTCAAAAATAACGTCAGCGACGGTTACCTCGGCACGGCGCCCGTCGACGCATTCCAGCCGAACGGCTACGGCCTTTACAATATGTCCGGCAACGTTTGGGAATGGTGCAGCGACTGGTTTACGCCGCAGTATCACGTCGTTACGGCAAGCGAGAACCCTCACTATATTAAGCCTACTCACGCGCGTTCTATGCGCGGCGGCTCTTATCTGTGCCACAAATCGTACTGCAACCGCTATCGGGTAGCGGCGCGCAATTCGAATACGCCGGACAGCTCGACCGGGAACTGCGGTTTCCGTATTGTTTTGCCGTATAAAACGGGGGAGATCCGTTGA